Proteins encoded within one genomic window of Deinococcus metallilatus:
- a CDS encoding DUF3105 domain-containing protein codes for MNRTTSSPPARDRSRRVLGLVLPALLAACSSRDLAGVQKFTFQAGDHREGRLVYAQTPPAGGPHNPSWQNCGVYTSALYNEYVVHSLEHGAVWITYGPTLSPEDVRTLAGLAQGRTHVLVSPNGQQTAPVVLTAWGAQLPVDGVGDARIRAFLDRYEQGPTTPERGAACTGGYSGTR; via the coding sequence ATGAACCGGACCACCTCTTCCCCGCCCGCCCGTGATCGTTCGCGCCGGGTCCTGGGGCTGGTCCTGCCCGCCCTGCTCGCGGCCTGCTCCTCACGGGACCTCGCCGGGGTGCAGAAGTTCACCTTCCAGGCGGGGGATCACCGCGAGGGCCGGCTGGTGTACGCGCAGACGCCGCCCGCCGGGGGGCCCCACAACCCGTCCTGGCAGAACTGCGGCGTGTACACGTCGGCGCTGTACAACGAGTACGTCGTGCACAGCCTGGAACACGGCGCGGTGTGGATCACGTACGGGCCGACCCTTTCCCCGGAGGACGTCCGAACCCTGGCGGGTCTGGCCCAGGGCCGCACGCACGTCCTCGTCTCCCCGAACGGGCAGCAGACCGCGCCGGTGGTCTTGACCGCGTGGGGCGCGCAGCTCCCGGTGGACGGGGTCGGCGACGCCCGCATCCGGGCCTTCCTCGACCGCTACGAGCAGGGTCCGACCACACCCGAGCGCGGGGCCGCCTGCACCGGCGGCTACTCGGGCACCCGGTGA
- a CDS encoding response regulator transcription factor: MATVLIVDDDPAILEVLTAYLVAEGHSVETEDDGLAALPRLARADVAILDWMLPGMTGVELTAHARREHPQLPVLLLTARGEEEDRLRGLNAGADDYVVKPFSPREVVARVRALLRRVGVQDHIQAGPLTMNLRSRAATLHGQPLALSRTEFDLLATLAQHPGLVWSRERLMERVWGPDFPGVTRVVDVHITAVRRKLGDDADAPTFIETVRGLGYRFRED, from the coding sequence ATGGCCACGGTGCTGATCGTGGACGACGATCCGGCGATCCTGGAGGTGCTCACGGCCTACCTGGTGGCGGAGGGCCACAGCGTGGAGACCGAGGACGACGGGCTGGCGGCGCTGCCCCGGCTCGCCCGCGCCGACGTCGCCATCCTGGACTGGATGCTGCCCGGCATGACCGGCGTGGAACTCACCGCCCACGCCCGGCGGGAGCATCCCCAGTTGCCGGTCCTGCTCCTGACCGCCCGGGGCGAGGAGGAGGACCGCCTCAGGGGCCTGAACGCCGGGGCGGACGACTACGTCGTCAAGCCCTTCAGCCCCCGCGAGGTGGTGGCGCGCGTCCGCGCCCTGCTGCGCCGCGTCGGGGTGCAGGACCACATCCAGGCTGGTCCGCTGACGATGAACCTCAGGAGCCGCGCCGCCACGCTGCACGGCCAGCCGCTGGCCCTCTCGCGCACCGAGTTCGACCTGCTCGCCACCCTGGCGCAGCACCCCGGCCTGGTCTGGTCGCGCGAGCGGCTGATGGAGCGGGTGTGGGGTCCGGACTTCCCGGGCGTGACCCGGGTGGTGGACGTGCACATCACCGCCGTGCGCCGCAAGCTGGGGGACGACGCGGACGCGCCCACCTTCATCGAGACGGTGCGCGGGCTGGGCTACCGGTTCCGGGAGGACTGA
- a CDS encoding sensor histidine kinase, producing the protein MRLFPRLLLNHLMCVAVTAAVLLLAAEVAAQPFIGHHVDEMIRLIGPEGGRLRGDLTGGMRGTLTRALLAALPLALLVATGIAWASARRVTASVRALQSGSGAIASGEYARRLPEAGQDELADLARSFNRMAGTLERVEQTRVELIGNVAHELRTPVSAVRGYAEAAQDGVLPAGQALEAIAREVAGMERLVQDLSLVSRVEAGRVELKVGDIPLAELLSQAQDRFALAFEDRGIAFQVDLPPGPLTIRADPERAQQILANLLRNALRHTPPGGTVRVSAQTEGAHVYVSVTDTGSGIAPEHLDRVFERFFRADPARTPGEGSGVGLTIARGLARAMGGDLSVRSAPGQGSTFTWAVRRA; encoded by the coding sequence ATGCGCCTGTTTCCCCGCCTGCTGCTCAACCACCTGATGTGTGTCGCGGTGACGGCCGCCGTGCTGCTCCTGGCGGCCGAGGTGGCCGCCCAGCCCTTTATCGGGCACCACGTGGACGAGATGATCCGGCTGATCGGCCCGGAGGGGGGGCGGCTGCGCGGGGACCTCACCGGGGGGATGCGCGGCACCCTGACGCGCGCCCTGCTCGCGGCCCTGCCGCTGGCCCTGCTGGTCGCCACCGGGATCGCCTGGGCCTCCGCCCGGCGGGTCACCGCGTCGGTGCGCGCCCTGCAGTCGGGCAGCGGCGCCATCGCCAGCGGGGAGTACGCGCGGCGGCTGCCGGAGGCCGGGCAGGACGAACTCGCCGACCTCGCGCGCAGCTTCAACCGCATGGCGGGGACCCTGGAACGGGTCGAGCAGACGCGGGTCGAGCTGATCGGCAACGTCGCCCACGAGCTGCGCACCCCGGTCAGCGCCGTGCGCGGCTACGCCGAGGCGGCCCAGGACGGCGTCCTGCCCGCCGGACAGGCCCTGGAGGCCATCGCGCGGGAGGTGGCGGGCATGGAGCGGCTGGTGCAGGACCTCAGCCTCGTGAGCCGGGTGGAGGCCGGTCGGGTGGAGCTGAAGGTGGGGGACATCCCCCTGGCCGAACTCTTGTCACAGGCCCAGGACCGCTTCGCGCTGGCCTTCGAGGACCGCGGGATCGCGTTTCAGGTGGACCTGCCCCCGGGTCCCCTGACGATCCGGGCAGACCCCGAGCGGGCGCAGCAGATCCTCGCCAACCTGCTGCGCAACGCCCTGCGGCACACCCCGCCGGGCGGAACGGTCCGGGTGTCCGCCCAGACGGAGGGAGCCCACGTCTATGTCTCGGTCACGGACACGGGCAGCGGCATCGCGCCCGAGCACCTCGACCGGGTGTTCGAGCGCTTCTTCCGGGCGGACCCGGCCCGGACCCCGGGAGAGGGAAGCGGGGTAGGCCTGACCATCGCCCGTGGACTCGCCCGGGCGATGGGGGGGGACCTGAGCGTGCGCTCGGCGCCCGGACAGGGCAGCACCTTCACCTGGGCGGTGCGTCGGGCCTGA
- a CDS encoding sensor histidine kinase, whose translation MTFRWRLTLTYAALLGLLLMIAGALSYAAFRHTLYAGLDDALRVYAQKQAEMSLSADRKSPHKENPALDAINRQQPVRMTVYGAGGQEVDWGPSRVGFIPGAGTFQVGAERVFVLKTAGGWIQTSQSDAGVRAALGQILRLELLGVPLLLLLALLVGYLLADRALRPVDQVSDLAARIARSGQPGERVPVAPGSDELARLTRTINDMLGKLDALLTRERLFAHASAHELRTPISVIRATASLALERERSPEAYREALAQVRDVSEDMSALTHRLMELARATRPPGGHVVNLADVTLMATELHATDAQKKHMSLEVTLNDASTTGDLGALVLAAGNLIQNAIQYGPPGSAVHVSCGADDEVARLTVQDVGPGIPQEEMPRLTQPFQRGQGTQNLGGAGLGLALVQVIVEAHGGGLELANRAEGGLRAELVFPRRA comes from the coding sequence TTGACCTTCCGCTGGCGGCTCACGCTGACCTACGCCGCCCTGCTGGGCCTCCTGCTCATGATCGCGGGCGCCCTGAGCTACGCCGCGTTCCGCCACACACTCTACGCCGGGCTGGACGACGCCCTGCGGGTGTACGCGCAGAAGCAGGCCGAGATGAGCCTGAGCGCCGACCGGAAGTCGCCGCATAAGGAAAATCCCGCCCTGGACGCCATTAATCGCCAGCAACCCGTCCGCATGACGGTGTATGGCGCCGGGGGCCAGGAAGTGGACTGGGGGCCGTCCCGGGTGGGCTTCATTCCCGGGGCGGGAACGTTTCAGGTCGGTGCGGAGCGCGTCTTCGTGTTGAAGACGGCCGGGGGCTGGATTCAGACCTCGCAGTCGGACGCGGGGGTGCGGGCGGCCCTGGGGCAGATTCTGCGCCTGGAGTTGCTGGGCGTGCCCCTGCTGCTGCTGCTGGCGCTCCTGGTCGGCTACCTCCTCGCTGACCGCGCGCTGCGGCCGGTCGATCAGGTCTCGGACCTCGCCGCCCGGATTGCCCGCAGCGGCCAGCCGGGCGAGCGGGTGCCCGTCGCCCCCGGCTCGGACGAACTGGCCCGGCTGACCCGCACCATCAACGACATGCTGGGCAAACTGGACGCGCTCCTGACCCGCGAGCGGCTCTTCGCGCATGCCAGCGCCCACGAGCTGCGCACCCCCATCAGCGTCATCCGCGCCACGGCCTCGCTGGCCCTGGAGCGGGAGCGCTCCCCCGAGGCGTACCGCGAGGCCCTCGCCCAGGTGCGGGACGTCAGCGAGGACATGAGCGCCCTCACCCACCGGCTGATGGAGCTGGCCCGGGCCACCCGACCTCCCGGGGGCCACGTGGTGAACCTGGCGGACGTCACGCTGATGGCGACCGAACTCCACGCCACGGACGCCCAGAAGAAACACATGTCCCTGGAGGTGACGCTGAACGACGCCTCCACCACGGGGGACCTGGGCGCGCTGGTGCTGGCGGCAGGGAACCTGATCCAGAACGCCATCCAGTACGGCCCGCCGGGTTCGGCGGTCCACGTCTCCTGCGGGGCCGACGACGAGGTCGCCCGCCTGACCGTGCAGGACGTGGGTCCAGGGATTCCGCAGGAAGAAATGCCGCGTCTGACGCAGCCCTTCCAGCGGGGGCAGGGGACGCAGAACCTCGGCGGCGCAGGGTTGGGGCTGGCCCTGGTCCAGGTCATTGTGGAGGCCCATGGAGGCGGCCTGGAGTTGGCGAACCGTGCTGAAGGCGGCCTGCGCGCGGAACTGGTGTTCCCCCGGCGCGCGTGA
- the lnt gene encoding apolipoprotein N-acyltransferase, protein MNDHLAFRAWRARLNAPPLPAWLGDALAGAVLGLLGLPSPLAVLAPLPLAFLHRRLARSPDGRAAFRTALVFALAFFTLHLAWLPASLGEVLGPLGGLLTVLVLPAAALTWAVPLALTRGVFGARTLAALPFAWVLLELLRTRGPLAFPWGNPGYALTGTPLAQLASVGGVALLTLLVTLTASVLAGLGSSRRPALLALFALWSAAWLWGRWVTPAPAPTPRTAVLVQGAIDPRLKARGRTLDELGVYLDLTRGALRSGAADLVVWPETASPLPASDPGVLPALRGLGVPLLVGAPGDVPGQARNSAYGVDGGVTGRQDKRVLVPFGESLPFSRVLGFLYTPVLRSLGMAGLTSLTPGRLLNVLPLRDLRAGVSICYESVFGPLSRQAVRAGANLLVVLSNDAWFGRGAGAEQHFQMGRLRAIETRRFLLRAGNDGVSAVVDPWGRVPFRAPRGQRGAYRVAFGVSSVRTPSVRYGDWVSWGSGVALLALLPLPTRRRGGRPGGPEAGAP, encoded by the coding sequence GTGAACGACCACCTGGCCTTCCGCGCCTGGCGGGCCCGCCTGAATGCCCCGCCGCTGCCCGCCTGGCTGGGCGACGCGCTCGCCGGGGCCGTGCTGGGCCTGCTGGGGTTGCCGTCGCCCCTGGCCGTGCTGGCGCCGCTGCCGCTGGCCTTCCTGCACCGCCGGCTGGCCCGCAGCCCCGACGGGCGGGCGGCCTTCCGGACCGCCCTCGTATTCGCCCTGGCCTTCTTCACGCTGCACCTCGCCTGGCTGCCCGCCAGCCTGGGGGAGGTGCTGGGTCCCCTGGGGGGACTGCTCACCGTCCTGGTCCTGCCCGCCGCGGCCCTGACCTGGGCGGTGCCCCTGGCGCTCACCCGAGGCGTGTTCGGGGCCCGCACCCTGGCCGCCCTGCCGTTCGCGTGGGTGCTCCTCGAGCTGCTCCGGACCCGGGGACCGCTGGCGTTTCCCTGGGGCAACCCCGGGTACGCCCTGACGGGCACGCCCCTGGCCCAGCTCGCGAGCGTGGGCGGCGTGGCGCTGCTGACGCTGCTCGTCACCCTCACGGCGAGCGTCCTCGCGGGCTTGGGGAGCAGTCGGCGTCCGGCGCTGCTGGCGCTGTTCGCCCTCTGGAGCGCCGCGTGGCTGTGGGGGCGGTGGGTGACGCCCGCTCCCGCGCCCACCCCCCGCACGGCCGTGCTCGTGCAGGGGGCCATCGACCCGCGGCTCAAGGCCCGGGGGCGTACCCTGGACGAGCTGGGGGTCTACCTCGACCTGACGCGGGGCGCCCTGCGCTCGGGAGCGGCGGACCTGGTGGTGTGGCCCGAGACGGCCAGCCCGCTGCCCGCCTCCGACCCGGGGGTGCTGCCCGCCCTGCGGGGGCTGGGGGTGCCCCTGCTGGTGGGCGCTCCGGGCGACGTGCCGGGCCAGGCGCGCAACAGCGCCTACGGGGTGGACGGGGGGGTCACGGGCCGACAGGACAAACGCGTTCTGGTGCCGTTCGGGGAGAGCCTGCCCTTCTCAAGGGTGCTGGGCTTCCTCTACACGCCGGTGCTCCGGAGTCTGGGAATGGCCGGGTTGACCAGCCTGACGCCCGGGAGGCTGCTGAACGTGCTGCCCCTGCGGGACCTGCGGGCGGGCGTCAGCATCTGTTACGAGTCGGTGTTCGGGCCGCTGAGCCGGCAGGCCGTGCGGGCGGGGGCGAACCTGCTCGTCGTGCTCTCCAACGACGCGTGGTTCGGCCGGGGAGCGGGGGCGGAGCAGCACTTCCAGATGGGCCGCCTGCGCGCCATCGAGACGCGGCGGTTCCTGCTGCGGGCCGGAAACGACGGGGTGAGCGCCGTCGTGGACCCCTGGGGCCGGGTCCCGTTCCGCGCACCCCGGGGACAGCGGGGCGCCTACCGGGTCGCCTTCGGCGTCTCTTCGGTCCGCACGCCCTCCGTCCGGTACGGCGACTGGGTGAGTTGGGGGAGCGGGGTGGCGCTGCTGGCATTGCTCCCCCTACCGACCCGGAGACGTGGGGGGCGTCCGGGCGGGCCGGAGGCAGGGGCACCCTAA
- a CDS encoding peptidoglycan D,D-transpeptidase FtsI family protein yields MPHSFFRASDYQLSRRASVIAFLALVSFMILAVALAKLAAPPNAAPARPVVTARGPLLSADGRILAGGPLQARRYPHGSLAAPIVGFVGASGGLEGAERAYDGRLGRGEALTLTLDTRVQAAVERVLEDAVRRTDAQFASAVVMETRTGNLTAMASVPGFDLNRWPQVPPDRWRNRAALDEYEPGSVVKALTVAALLNEGRTTPDTVYDTPMWRRYAGATINDIVPHPGQLRTRQILRYSSNVGMTRLVEDVPPEVLHRYFSAYGFGRPVRLGLPTGDGLLRDPEDWGALSQATMAFGQGLTVTTLQLAAAFNVLANGGRYVAPRLVVGAPTGSRAVLSRATAASMREMLHGVIDEGIRAKAELPGYHVGGKTGTAQVAVDGRYSGEVFSSTFGGFVPAGQPRFTVAVMVRGAKREYQGSQLAAPIFRDVTSALLSLHAVRPDPGP; encoded by the coding sequence GTGCCCCACTCCTTTTTTCGCGCGAGCGATTACCAGCTCTCCCGCCGGGCGAGCGTCATCGCGTTCCTCGCCCTGGTGTCCTTCATGATCCTGGCCGTCGCGCTCGCCAAACTGGCCGCACCGCCCAACGCTGCGCCAGCCCGTCCGGTGGTGACGGCCCGCGGGCCCCTCCTGAGCGCCGACGGCCGGATCCTGGCGGGCGGGCCCCTGCAAGCCCGCCGGTACCCCCACGGGTCCCTCGCCGCGCCCATCGTGGGCTTCGTGGGGGCGTCTGGCGGTCTGGAGGGTGCCGAGCGCGCCTACGATGGCCGGCTGGGGCGCGGTGAGGCGCTGACCCTCACGCTGGACACGCGCGTGCAGGCGGCGGTGGAACGGGTCCTGGAGGACGCCGTGAGGCGCACCGACGCCCAGTTCGCGTCGGCGGTCGTGATGGAGACCCGGACAGGGAACCTGACGGCGATGGCGTCCGTGCCCGGCTTCGACCTCAACCGGTGGCCGCAGGTTCCCCCCGACCGCTGGCGCAACCGCGCGGCGCTGGACGAGTACGAGCCGGGCAGCGTCGTCAAGGCCCTCACCGTCGCCGCGCTGCTGAACGAGGGCCGCACCACGCCCGACACGGTCTACGACACGCCGATGTGGCGCCGGTACGCGGGCGCGACCATCAACGACATCGTTCCCCACCCGGGTCAGCTCAGGACCCGGCAGATCCTGCGCTATTCCAGCAACGTCGGCATGACGCGTCTGGTGGAGGATGTCCCGCCCGAGGTGCTGCACCGCTACTTCAGCGCGTACGGCTTCGGGCGGCCGGTGCGGCTGGGGCTCCCCACCGGGGACGGCCTGCTGCGGGACCCGGAGGACTGGGGCGCGCTGTCGCAGGCCACCATGGCCTTTGGGCAGGGCCTGACGGTGACCACCCTGCAGCTCGCGGCGGCCTTCAACGTGCTGGCGAACGGCGGGCGGTACGTGGCGCCCCGCCTGGTCGTCGGCGCCCCCACCGGAAGCCGGGCCGTCCTGAGCCGGGCGACCGCCGCGAGCATGCGGGAGATGCTGCACGGGGTGATCGACGAGGGCATCAGGGCGAAGGCCGAGCTGCCCGGGTACCATGTCGGCGGGAAAACCGGGACGGCGCAGGTGGCCGTGGATGGGCGCTACAGCGGTGAGGTGTTCTCCAGCACCTTTGGCGGCTTTGTACCGGCTGGTCAGCCGCGCTTCACGGTCGCGGTGATGGTGCGCGGGGCGAAGCGCGAGTACCAGGGGTCGCAACTGGCGGCGCCGATCTTCCGGGACGTCACGTCGGCCCTGCTGTCCCTGCACGCCGTTCGGCCGGATCCCGGGCCCTGA